A genomic window from Solanum dulcamara chromosome 11, daSolDulc1.2, whole genome shotgun sequence includes:
- the LOC129872926 gene encoding uncharacterized protein LOC129872926: MIKELFQKRLSAFYENLFFNKQDSWGNSDVVVIHSQKEENPNSLSSQFYLWLVGENLENTTTIFTPSAIYFLCTEKNYSKIRCLCCSATLMRKSPVSVQLKGKNDDGFALIDSTIRKARVICNSKWFTGVCGDDGNRPFVVGYIEGEYPKSKLFWNFMNDLEPRTYKLATVNSGINKMMNTGDKPKFCPEIKELEFLESLSNLCNEEVFPPFLERGNQSALLVKENSNLESKFERIGLSEEGRSHLSSEFDIPSPTTKTNEDVPHQFWYSSLPGEQVNMSRDALRFDDFDQVFKFGASFLDGKEYKSKEISKNGDQVFKFGASKLDGNDCKSKEGNKNGDQLFTFGEGKKDGDHLFNFGEQCKIGEKRGRNRQPQLIMEDNKGTKDVKQVTERLTAFYSSWRKYKEEQWGKADVLVITTPSVATVENLSRSFLVWLLGDEFPEITTVFTDTGIEFLCTKESFFRLRTIGIRMTMVAKVTVSVQLRKRGEQCVDWLKKTLRQVNTSVKSGANWCPLVVGCISGESGEIEVLSHSKMFEVAYVDSSLANLLEQGNFEKPERFAAQQSTLPKQFQMLSLGTCGAKTANAVSFSELAKIRSMDDNSYLSLLSKESCGGAKTLTDDRVDNGGPVEQSKPEENKVIEEDNSSRKLADKMMLLEIKEGDMETSITEDSAEEKLLAEEQNMLLNLENSPLLQVKECGEESRPTAEGGMDYSVQPTGVTDAASEISLPDDNIGSSRKDSVGSDDDWTLIEMECQGQETEVAERVSWRRWFMDKTGKSFGLKDEVSDEAPSKRTKADP; encoded by the exons ATGATCAAAGAGCTTTTCCAGAAAAGGCTTAGTGCCTTTTATGAAAATTTGTTTTTCAACAAGCAAGATTCATGGGGGAACTCTGATGTTGTTGTAATCCATTCACAGAAAGAAGAAAACCCAAATTCTCTGTCATCTCAGTTCTATTTATGGCTTGTTGGTGAAAATTTGGAAAATACAACAACGATCTTTACCCCTTCTGCGATATACTTTCTCTGTACCGAGAAAAATTATTCCAAGATTCGATGTTTGTGTTGTTCTGCAACTTTGATGCGGAAAAGTCCTGTTTCTGTTCAATTGAAGGGAAAGAACGATGATGGGTTTGCGTTAATCGACTCCACGATACGTAAGGCCAGGGTAATTTGTAACAGCAAGTGGTTTACtggtgtttgtggtgatgaTGGAAATCGGCCGTTTGTTGTGGGTTATATAGAAGGTGAGTACCCTAAGTCTAAACTTTTTTGgaattttatgaatgatttagaaCCCAGAACGTATAAACTAGCTACTGTGAATTCTGGTATTAATAAGATGATGAATACTGGTGATAAACCAAAATTTTGTCCAGAAATAAAAGAACTTGAATTTTTGGAATCACTAAGTAATTTGTGTAATGAAGAAGTGTTTCCACCCTTCTTGGAGAGGGGAAATCAATCTGCTTTGTTGGTGAAGGAAAACAGCAATCTTGAATCTAAATTTGAACGTATAGGCTTGAGTGAAGAGGGGAGGAGCCATTTGAGTTCCGAATTTGACATTCCTTCACCAACTACCAAAACTAATGAAGATGTTCCACATCAGTTTTGGTACTCTTCTTTGCCCGGAGAACAGGTAAACATGTCTCGTGATGCTCTGCGGTTTGATGATTTTGATCAAGTATTTAAGTTCGGGGCAAGTTTTTTGGATGGAAAAGAGTACAAGTCAAAGGAAATAAGCAAAAATGGTGATCAAGTGTTTAAGTTTGGGGCAAGTAAATTGGATGGTAATGACTGCAAATCAAAGGAAGGTAACAAAAATGGTGATCAACTATTTACCTTTGGAGAAGGAAAGAAAGACGGCGATCACCTGTTTAATTTTGGAGAGCAGTGTAAGATTGGAGAAAAGCGAGGCAGGAACCGTCAGCCTCAATTAATAATGGAGGATAACAAAGGCACAAAGGATGTCAAGCAAGTTACAGAAAGATTAACAGCCTTCTATTCAAGCTGGAGGAAATACAAAGAAGAGCAATGGGGAAAAGCAGATGTTTTGGTGATTACTACTCCATCAGTGGCAACAGTTGAAAATTTGTCTCGTAGCTTCTTAGTGTGGTTGCTTGGTGATGAGTTTCCGGAAATCACAACTGTTTTTACCGATACTGGAATAGAATTTCTTTGCACCAAGGAAAGTTTCTTCAGGCTTCGTACAATTGGAATTCGTATGACAATGGTTGCAAAGGTTACTGTTTCTGTCCAACTGAGGAAACGAGGAGAGCAATGTGTAGATTGGTTAAAAAAGACTTTGAGGCAGGTGAATACTTCCGTGAAGTCTGGAGCAAACTGGTGCCCACTTGTTGTTGGATGTATTTCTGGGGAGTCTGGGGAGATAGAGGTTCTTTCACATTCCAAAATGTTTGAAGTTGCATATGTAGACAGTTCTTTAGCCAATCTGCTTGAACAGGGGAATTTTGAGAAACCAGAAAGGTTTGCAGCTCAACAGTCAACTTTACCTAAGCAATTTCAGATGTTGTCTTTGGGAACATGCGGTGCAAAAACTGCAAATGCTGTATCATTTTCTGAGTTAGCCAAAATTAGGTCAATGGATGATAATTCTTATTTGTCACTTTTATCCAAAGAATCATGCGGTGGTGCAAAAACTCTTACTGATGATAGAGTGGATAATGGAGGACCAGTTGAGCAAAGCAAACCTGAAGAAAACAAGGTAATTGAGGAGGACAATTCGTCAAGAAAACTTGCAGATAAGATGATGTTGCTTGAGATAAAGGAGGGTGATATGGAAACCTCTATCACAGAGGACAGTGCAGAAGAAAAGCTATTGGCTGAGGAACAAAATATGCTATTGAACCTTGAAAATAGTCCCTTACTGCAAGTGAAGGAGTGTGGAGAGGAATCTAGACCAACTGCAGAAGGAGGAATGGATTACAGTGTCCAGCCAACTGGTGTTACAGATGCTGCATCAGAAATTTCTTTACCAGATGATAACATTGGCAGCTCGAGGAAGGACTCTGTTGGTTCTGATGATGATTGGACATTAATTGAGATGGAGTGTCAAGGGCAAGAAACAGAAGTAGCCGAGAGAGTCAGCTGGAGAAG GTGGTTCATGGATAAAACAGGAAAATCATTTGGTCTTAAAGACGAGGTGTCCGATGAAGCACCATCAAAGAGGACCAAGGCTGATCCATAA